In Halobaculum limi, one DNA window encodes the following:
- a CDS encoding mechanosensitive ion channel family protein, whose product MDSVVLQTTVDELLATFSGYVTNVIGFLVGFLATYLIGKFVLVPLIRRVLKRRGFDRTVLSLGDSVMSAVVVVLALSIGFMSAGFPRFLTAAATLGGALALAIGFAAQDLIGNFVAGIFIIKDKPFEVGDWIEWDGNAGRVEDIDLRVSRVRTFDNERITVPNGDLANNAITNPVAYDTLRQKFVFGIGYDDDIDHATDCILEEAEDVDGILSDPAPSVRVTELGDSAVGLQSRFWIDDPSRADFVGIRSEYVQGVKERFDDEGIDMPYVHRQLTGEVEVLESVADGVAGEQSVEATGNGSSD is encoded by the coding sequence ATGGACTCTGTCGTGTTACAGACGACTGTCGACGAGTTGCTCGCCACGTTCTCGGGCTACGTGACGAACGTCATCGGCTTCCTCGTCGGCTTTCTGGCGACGTACCTGATCGGGAAGTTCGTGCTCGTGCCGCTGATCAGACGGGTGCTCAAGCGGCGCGGCTTCGACCGGACCGTGTTGAGCCTGGGAGACAGCGTGATGAGCGCGGTCGTGGTCGTCCTCGCGCTGTCTATCGGCTTTATGAGCGCCGGCTTCCCTCGATTCCTGACGGCGGCGGCGACGCTCGGCGGCGCTCTCGCGTTGGCCATCGGGTTCGCCGCACAGGACCTCATCGGCAACTTCGTGGCAGGCATCTTCATTATCAAGGACAAACCCTTCGAGGTGGGCGACTGGATCGAGTGGGACGGCAACGCGGGTCGTGTCGAGGACATCGACCTGCGCGTCTCGCGCGTCCGCACCTTCGACAACGAACGCATCACCGTCCCCAACGGTGATCTGGCGAACAACGCCATCACCAACCCGGTCGCGTACGACACGCTCCGGCAGAAGTTCGTCTTCGGCATCGGCTACGACGACGACATCGACCACGCGACCGACTGTATCCTCGAGGAGGCCGAAGACGTCGACGGCATCCTCTCGGATCCCGCGCCTTCGGTTCGCGTCACGGAACTGGGCGACTCGGCGGTCGGCCTCCAGAGTCGCTTCTGGATCGACGACCCCTCGCGCGCCGACTTCGTCGGCATCCGGTCGGAGTACGTCCAGGGTGTGAAGGAGCGCTTCGACGACGAGGGGATCGATATGCCGTACGTCCACCGGCAACTCACCGGCGAGGTGGAGGTGCTGGAGTCGGTCGCCGACGGCGTCGCGGGCGAGCAGTCGGTCGAGGCGACCGGCAACGGGTCGTCCGACTGA
- the uppS gene encoding polyprenyl diphosphate synthase, producing the protein MTLRSRISDLFDGAYERVLHHEIGDGPDHVAIIQDGNRRYARRKGSEAPDGHRAGADTTERVLDWCAELGVEELTLYAFSTENFDRPQEELDPLFDLLERKLREFADADRVHEQGVCIRALGEVDRLPDRVREAVRYAEERTEGYDDFTLNIALAYGGRNELLGAVRAVARDVADGDLAADEVGVAEVESRLYRRPVRDVDLIIRTGGDERTSNFLPWHANGNEAAAYFCSPYWPEFSKVDFLRSIRTYEAREESWRRARTKRAAALVRAVAEVELDEARAVAARLRDRLPGETSEVDAALEAGGTTGAGETAD; encoded by the coding sequence GTGACCCTCCGCTCGCGCATCAGCGACCTGTTCGACGGTGCCTACGAGCGAGTGCTCCACCACGAAATCGGCGACGGCCCCGACCACGTGGCGATCATCCAGGACGGCAATCGACGGTACGCCCGCCGGAAGGGGAGTGAGGCCCCCGACGGCCACCGGGCGGGCGCAGACACGACCGAACGGGTGCTCGACTGGTGTGCGGAGTTGGGCGTCGAGGAACTCACGCTGTACGCCTTCTCGACGGAGAACTTCGACCGGCCCCAGGAGGAACTCGACCCGCTGTTCGACCTGCTCGAACGGAAACTGCGGGAGTTCGCCGACGCCGACCGCGTCCACGAACAGGGCGTGTGTATCCGCGCGCTCGGTGAGGTGGACCGTCTCCCCGACCGCGTGCGCGAGGCCGTTCGCTACGCCGAGGAGCGAACCGAGGGGTACGACGACTTCACGCTCAACATCGCGCTGGCGTACGGGGGCCGCAACGAACTGCTCGGGGCGGTGCGAGCGGTCGCCCGTGACGTGGCCGACGGCGACCTCGCCGCCGACGAGGTGGGCGTCGCCGAAGTCGAGTCGCGGTTGTACCGCCGCCCCGTCCGCGACGTGGATCTCATCATCCGCACCGGCGGCGACGAGCGTACGTCGAACTTCCTCCCGTGGCACGCCAACGGCAACGAGGCGGCAGCGTACTTCTGCTCGCCGTACTGGCCGGAGTTCTCGAAGGTCGACTTCCTGCGTTCTATCCGCACGTACGAGGCCCGCGAGGAGTCGTGGCGACGTGCCCGGACGAAGCGGGCGGCGGCGCTCGTCCGAGCGGTCGCGGAGGTCGAACTCGACGAGGCGCGGGCGGTCGCCGCCCGCCTGCGCGACCGCCTGCCGGGCGAGACGAGCGAGGTGGACGCGGCGCTGGAGGCGGGCGGCACGACGGGTGCGGGCGAGACGGCGGACTGA
- a CDS encoding undecaprenyl diphosphate synthase family protein — protein MGLYDAYLGIRHRRNPGDPPAHVALVITERDLLEQGAYATLEQFLAWAFEFGAERVTVSVSVLDEAVVDTLARELADLDTPYDVAVRTPTDTARADAPIRVNIGLGGKREFAAAVKEIAAAVEAGELDPDDVAEADIEQRLVFPEEPDLVIKTGAERLSDFLIWQSVYSELYFTDVNWRDFRKRDYLRAVLDYQNRQRRFGR, from the coding sequence GTGGGACTGTACGACGCGTATCTGGGCATCCGCCACCGGCGCAATCCCGGCGACCCGCCGGCGCACGTCGCACTCGTGATCACAGAGCGCGACCTGCTCGAACAGGGCGCGTACGCCACGCTCGAACAGTTTCTCGCCTGGGCGTTCGAGTTCGGCGCCGAGCGTGTTACCGTCTCCGTCTCCGTCCTCGACGAGGCGGTGGTTGACACGCTGGCACGCGAACTCGCCGACCTCGACACCCCCTACGATGTGGCCGTGCGAACGCCCACCGACACCGCCCGCGCCGACGCGCCAATCCGAGTGAACATCGGTCTCGGTGGCAAGCGGGAGTTCGCCGCCGCGGTCAAAGAGATCGCCGCCGCCGTCGAGGCCGGCGAGTTGGACCCCGACGACGTCGCCGAAGCCGACATCGAACAGCGACTCGTCTTCCCCGAGGAACCGGATCTGGTGATCAAAACCGGCGCGGAACGCCTCTCGGATTTCCTCATCTGGCAGTCCGTCTACTCGGAACTGTACTTCACCGACGTGAACTGGCGAGACTTCCGCAAGCGCGACTACCTCCGGGCGGTACTGGACTACCAGAACCGACAGCGTCGCTTCGGGCGGTGA
- a CDS encoding DUF92 domain-containing protein, which translates to MRHRLRRAGGFAVVASAVLAAPALGPAAAVPFAAVAVLAAFVVEEGRIFDLFARPGDYEDRRLNGLAGFALAATALGVLTALPQAPMPTTVFAAAVLSLAYGVVGREFVRESTSDEFATTTAFTVAAFLAATLGQAAVAVAAGGFTPSSLPTYVFLAATAALVAALLRSVLFPRDDPLVMVSVGVLLWLLSALIAAGGVTVTPTLVAAGLAVTVGLGIVSYVLRTASVSGMLTGVLLGFVTVVFGGIGWFAVLISFFGIGGLAAKFRFEEKDARGVAEGNDGARGAGNVLGNSGVALLAVIAYAASRAVVPETTVQPLLAFAFAGSVATAMADTLSSEFGGLFDTPRLVTTLRPVAPGTDGAITWQGEVAGVAGAALVALIAAVAMPLGVSPLAPSTELLSFVVAVTAAGFVGMSVDSLLGATVEGDRLGNQSVNTLATLSGAVAGVVLAVVTGATGLPTATTLGTAIESLATVLALFAPIVS; encoded by the coding sequence GTGAGACACCGACTCCGGCGTGCCGGTGGGTTCGCCGTCGTCGCCTCCGCAGTGTTGGCCGCGCCAGCGCTGGGGCCCGCCGCCGCCGTGCCGTTCGCCGCGGTCGCCGTCCTCGCCGCGTTCGTCGTCGAGGAGGGTCGGATCTTCGACCTGTTCGCGCGGCCCGGCGACTACGAGGACCGCCGACTCAACGGCCTCGCGGGGTTCGCGCTTGCGGCGACTGCACTCGGCGTGTTGACCGCGCTGCCACAGGCACCGATGCCGACGACGGTGTTCGCCGCGGCGGTCCTCTCGCTCGCGTACGGCGTCGTGGGTCGGGAGTTCGTCCGCGAGTCCACCAGCGACGAGTTCGCCACGACGACGGCGTTCACGGTCGCTGCGTTCCTCGCGGCGACGCTCGGGCAGGCAGCGGTCGCCGTCGCCGCCGGTGGGTTCACGCCGTCGTCGCTGCCGACGTACGTCTTCCTCGCAGCGACGGCGGCGCTCGTCGCCGCCCTCCTCCGTTCGGTGTTGTTCCCCCGCGACGACCCGCTGGTGATGGTGTCGGTGGGCGTCCTCCTGTGGCTGTTGTCGGCGCTCATCGCCGCCGGCGGCGTCACGGTTACCCCGACGCTCGTCGCCGCCGGACTCGCGGTGACGGTCGGTCTCGGCATCGTCTCGTACGTCCTCCGAACCGCTTCGGTCTCCGGGATGTTGACCGGCGTGTTGCTGGGCTTCGTCACCGTCGTCTTCGGCGGCATCGGCTGGTTCGCGGTCCTCATCTCGTTCTTCGGCATCGGCGGCCTCGCCGCCAAGTTCCGCTTCGAAGAGAAAGACGCCCGCGGCGTCGCCGAAGGCAATGACGGCGCGCGCGGCGCGGGTAACGTCCTCGGCAACTCCGGCGTCGCGTTGCTCGCGGTCATCGCGTACGCCGCGAGTCGGGCGGTCGTCCCCGAGACGACGGTCCAGCCACTCCTGGCGTTCGCGTTCGCCGGGTCGGTCGCGACCGCGATGGCCGACACGCTCTCCTCGGAGTTCGGCGGCCTGTTCGACACGCCGCGACTCGTGACGACGCTTCGGCCGGTCGCCCCCGGCACCGACGGTGCGATCACCTGGCAAGGCGAAGTTGCGGGCGTCGCGGGCGCGGCGCTGGTGGCGCTCATCGCGGCGGTCGCGATGCCGCTGGGCGTGTCACCGCTGGCCCCGTCCACCGAACTACTCTCGTTCGTAGTCGCGGTCACCGCCGCGGGGTTCGTCGGGATGAGCGTCGACAGTCTGCTCGGTGCGACCGTCGAGGGCGACCGCCTCGGTAACCAGTCCGTGAACACGCTGGCGACGCTGTCCGGGGCGGTCGCGGGCGTCGTCCTCGCGGTCGTGACCGGCGCGACGGGGTTGCCGACGGCGACGACGCTCGGGACGGCCATCGAGTCGCTGGCGACGGTGCTGGCGCTGTTCGCACCAATCGTCTCGTGA
- a CDS encoding GNAT family N-acetyltransferase: protein MTVRRGRPADEPTIRSLQSLLREPSPSLVTHALHSGGVLVDCAGGPDGPPVGYLLAVDGDGAHIAELAVAPDHRREGRATRLLTRLLDGADGTVTLYVAADNEAARRLYARLGFRQRARRPAFYDDGTDALVLACDPGQVDER from the coding sequence GTGACCGTTCGCCGCGGTCGCCCGGCTGACGAACCCACGATTCGCAGCCTCCAGTCGCTGCTCCGCGAACCGAGTCCGTCGCTGGTCACACACGCACTCCACAGCGGCGGCGTCCTCGTCGACTGTGCGGGCGGTCCCGACGGCCCGCCGGTCGGCTACCTCCTCGCGGTCGATGGCGACGGCGCACATATCGCAGAACTCGCGGTCGCGCCAGACCACCGACGCGAGGGCCGCGCGACGCGACTGTTGACCCGACTGCTCGACGGGGCAGACGGTACGGTGACGCTGTACGTCGCCGCCGACAACGAGGCGGCGCGGCGACTGTACGCGAGACTTGGGTTTCGCCAGCGAGCGCGCCGGCCAGCCTTCTACGACGACGGGACGGACGCGCTGGTGTTGGCGTGTGACCCCGGTCAGGTCGACGAGCGGTAG
- a CDS encoding VTT domain-containing protein, whose amino-acid sequence MNRRVVAGGLVAATVVAAALLTSPAAVLNRAGWVVADPLRLLAVLVALAVVRPFLAWPVTLVAVVTGYGFGLAGAPLALALMVCTSMPPYLIARRGRDGARDFAAVPGGDRASELVGRVVGAGERAVSVAGGTRSIAASRLLPFPSDVVSVAAGLSGVRAVPFVVGSAIGELPWAVAGTVAGASAGRIADAGLSGVFDVRLVATAGLAGLLLLVGPAYRHYRSST is encoded by the coding sequence GTGAATCGCCGTGTGGTTGCAGGCGGCCTCGTCGCCGCCACGGTGGTCGCCGCCGCCCTCCTCACGTCGCCAGCGGCGGTCCTCAACCGGGCCGGGTGGGTCGTCGCCGACCCACTCCGACTGCTGGCCGTGCTCGTTGCACTCGCGGTCGTTCGCCCGTTCCTCGCGTGGCCGGTGACGCTCGTCGCCGTCGTGACCGGCTACGGCTTCGGACTCGCCGGCGCGCCGCTGGCGCTCGCGCTGATGGTGTGTACGTCGATGCCGCCGTACCTCATCGCTCGACGCGGCAGGGACGGAGCCCGCGACTTCGCCGCCGTCCCCGGCGGCGACCGGGCGAGCGAACTCGTCGGGCGAGTGGTCGGTGCGGGCGAACGCGCGGTGTCCGTCGCCGGCGGGACCCGTTCGATCGCGGCCTCGCGACTCCTGCCGTTCCCTTCGGACGTCGTGAGCGTCGCCGCCGGCCTCTCGGGCGTCCGTGCGGTCCCGTTCGTCGTCGGGAGCGCAATCGGTGAACTCCCCTGGGCGGTGGCAGGGACCGTCGCCGGAGCCTCGGCGGGTCGGATCGCAGACGCCGGCCTCTCGGGCGTGTTCGACGTCCGGCTGGTCGCGACCGCGGGGCTCGCGGGACTGCTCTTGCTCGTCGGTCCCGCCTACCGCCACTACCGCTCGTCGACCTGA
- a CDS encoding DUF5830 family protein, with amino-acid sequence MSSDDAPTRTREETVALGVELVAHLDDDELGLPDLIDRLESVTSSPAVTREILEEAERQGVIDREDAVVRVHGSGIVRFDSQVITREGDFSCRRCGAGISTGHFLRLDAGELGPFGSSCIRKVTGRE; translated from the coding sequence GTGAGCTCCGACGACGCCCCGACGCGGACTCGCGAGGAGACGGTCGCCCTCGGCGTCGAGTTGGTCGCACACCTCGACGACGACGAACTCGGCCTCCCGGACCTGATCGACCGACTGGAGTCGGTCACGTCGAGTCCGGCCGTCACTCGCGAGATCCTCGAGGAAGCCGAGCGACAGGGCGTCATCGACCGGGAGGACGCGGTCGTGCGCGTCCACGGGTCGGGCATCGTCCGATTCGACTCGCAGGTGATCACCCGCGAGGGTGACTTCTCGTGCCGTCGCTGTGGGGCGGGCATCTCGACGGGCCACTTCCTCCGCCTCGACGCTGGCGAACTCGGGCCGTTCGGCTCTTCGTGTATCCGGAAAGTCACCGGCAGAGAGTGA
- a CDS encoding DUF7115 domain-containing protein, whose product MSLPDLIRGELGGEDPVARVHLGGDDELFVTPTRTLIYRAEGLLSDESVEEHAHDAERVAVSEGRRKAKFTLEYGLDGSQSFSVPRSKIDEVLHPVLAGVLAASGITEPGETVERTFRFSELTLVVTSTRLVKHVGAAVWDDDFEEFHYDDVTDLEVEKGSHATTLVLTANGRQERFKAPNDRSREIEETLTSALLAYYGVDSLSAFRALSAEAEGEDEADDDAVDAAAVDRTDFGDGPDPLSADPSEVDEHNGTRTDPLATGEETDAGEVGDVAEESTTAAVSQADAGADAAVASETASDDAFGDTGFEPAEPTDDLADEVAALREAVERQNERLDSQRELIEQLIEELRRGR is encoded by the coding sequence ATGAGTCTGCCGGACCTGATCCGAGGGGAACTGGGCGGCGAGGACCCCGTCGCTCGCGTCCACCTCGGTGGGGACGACGAACTGTTCGTCACCCCGACCCGCACCCTCATCTACCGCGCCGAAGGCTTGCTCTCCGACGAGTCCGTCGAGGAACACGCCCACGACGCCGAACGCGTCGCCGTCTCCGAGGGCCGTCGCAAGGCCAAGTTCACGCTGGAGTACGGCCTCGACGGGAGTCAGTCGTTCTCCGTCCCTCGAAGCAAGATCGACGAAGTCCTCCACCCCGTCCTCGCGGGCGTCCTCGCCGCCTCGGGCATCACCGAACCGGGCGAGACCGTCGAGCGAACCTTCCGCTTCTCGGAACTCACGCTCGTCGTCACCTCGACTCGCCTCGTGAAACACGTCGGTGCGGCCGTCTGGGACGACGACTTCGAGGAGTTCCACTACGACGACGTGACCGACCTCGAAGTCGAGAAAGGGAGCCACGCGACGACGCTCGTGCTCACCGCGAACGGTCGCCAAGAGCGGTTCAAAGCCCCGAACGACCGCTCTCGTGAGATCGAAGAGACGCTCACGAGCGCGCTGCTGGCGTACTACGGCGTCGACTCGCTGTCTGCGTTCCGCGCCCTCTCCGCGGAGGCCGAAGGCGAGGACGAAGCCGACGACGACGCCGTCGACGCTGCGGCGGTCGACCGCACGGACTTCGGCGACGGCCCGGACCCGCTCTCGGCGGATCCCTCTGAGGTCGACGAGCACAACGGGACGCGGACGGACCCGCTGGCCACCGGCGAGGAAACCGACGCGGGCGAGGTGGGCGACGTGGCCGAGGAGTCGACGACGGCAGCCGTCTCGCAGGCTGACGCCGGCGCCGACGCGGCCGTGGCCTCTGAGACCGCGAGCGACGACGCCTTCGGCGACACCGGGTTCGAGCCAGCCGAACCGACCGACGACCTTGCCGACGAGGTCGCGGCGCTTCGGGAGGCGGTCGAACGGCAGAACGAGCGCCTCGACAGCCAGCGCGAACTGATCGAACAACTCATCGAAGAACTTCGTCGCGGCCGCTGA
- a CDS encoding helix-turn-helix domain-containing protein, with product MLICEFTIDHPILGGALRVVPRVEAEWEETYTDGVAGTRMLFWLRAETDDEFVAFEEAVARLDTVTDLTLFATVPDRRLYRVRFTEEGDRTNLMSELIDVAGVLEAATGTAEGWRCRVHFPTREGYRRVYQFCRDHDIPFTFERMYQQTSEQTSGESTLTEPQRELLLEAVESGYLDIPRAVSLADLGERLGISQSSASERFRRGVKKLIRANV from the coding sequence ATGTTGATCTGCGAATTCACCATCGATCACCCCATCCTCGGCGGGGCGTTGCGCGTGGTTCCCCGCGTCGAGGCCGAGTGGGAGGAGACGTACACCGACGGCGTCGCAGGCACACGAATGCTGTTCTGGTTGCGTGCCGAGACGGATGACGAATTCGTGGCGTTCGAGGAGGCGGTCGCCCGTCTGGATACCGTCACCGACCTCACGCTGTTCGCGACGGTCCCGGATCGTCGACTCTATCGCGTCCGGTTCACCGAGGAGGGCGACCGGACGAACCTGATGAGCGAGCTCATCGACGTCGCCGGCGTGTTGGAGGCGGCGACGGGGACCGCAGAGGGGTGGCGGTGTCGCGTTCACTTCCCGACACGGGAGGGGTATCGTCGGGTGTACCAGTTCTGTCGCGACCACGACATCCCGTTCACGTTCGAGCGGATGTATCAACAGACGAGCGAACAGACGTCCGGCGAGTCGACGCTCACCGAGCCACAGCGGGAACTGCTGTTAGAGGCGGTGGAGAGCGGCTATCTCGACATCCCACGAGCGGTCTCGCTCGCGGATTTGGGCGAGCGACTCGGCATCTCCCAGAGTTCCGCCTCCGAGCGGTTCCGACGGGGCGTGAAGAAACTGATCCGAGCGAACGTCTGA
- a CDS encoding HalOD1 output domain-containing protein, which translates to MAVVTAVGAEAGVELSDLKPPLYEVVDPDALDTLFQDTTGTVSFEYHGSVVSVDHTNAVTLASTDDGDTHPTDSTSADDDPRAQRP; encoded by the coding sequence CTGGCGGTCGTCACGGCGGTCGGGGCCGAAGCCGGGGTCGAGCTTAGCGACCTCAAACCGCCGCTGTACGAGGTGGTCGACCCCGATGCGCTGGACACGCTGTTTCAAGATACGACTGGCACTGTCTCCTTCGAGTACCACGGTTCGGTCGTCAGCGTCGACCACACCAACGCCGTCACCCTAGCGTCGACCGACGACGGCGACACGCACCCGACCGACTCCACCTCCGCGGACGACGACCCACGGGCGCAGCGGCCGTAG
- a CDS encoding nitrite/sulfite reductase: MPTDVENWKSEVYGNEIRDHLFEFAEEGWESIPDDERDAWFERFKWWGLYHQRNGQESYFMMRIGTPNGVLDPGQLEVVADIADEYARGPAENPEFGAAYCDWTTRQSIQLHWIRLEDVPEIFERLEANGLSTQQACGDSWRNIVGCPVAGKDSAEFVDALPVALDLHDTFKGDEEYANLPRKWKVSVTGCTEGCGQGDINDLAFEPAEKDGVKGFNVRVGGGLSRNEPRLARSIDVFVTPEEADEVAAGLSALFREYGDREDRYNARMKFLTDEWGTEKIRRVLQEEFVDFDLSTAGEDLREEYTYNSGRNDAGHHDHVGVHEQNDGDYYVGLNVLVGRMGADDTRELARIADEYGSGEVRLTQRQNVIVTDVAEENLDALLAEDLLDTYEPDPHPFMRGSIACTGTEFCSLSIVETKNRQVRYARWLKENVPVPAGVEDFHIHLSGCTASCAQPQIADISLRGMKTRKNGEAVEALDIGLGGGLGEDPRFAEWVEQRVPADEVPGAIANLLANFEQRREGDESFRDFVERTDEETLASLVEPEETDYDDPYMHNTKLTWYPYADEDEMDDSPAPASADGTPITSDD; this comes from the coding sequence ATGCCCACGGACGTCGAGAACTGGAAATCGGAGGTGTACGGCAACGAGATCAGGGACCACCTGTTCGAGTTCGCTGAGGAGGGGTGGGAGTCGATCCCCGACGACGAACGAGACGCGTGGTTCGAGCGCTTCAAGTGGTGGGGGCTGTACCACCAGCGAAACGGCCAGGAGTCGTACTTTATGATGCGGATCGGGACGCCGAACGGCGTCCTCGACCCCGGCCAACTGGAGGTCGTCGCGGACATCGCCGACGAGTACGCGCGTGGCCCCGCGGAGAACCCCGAGTTCGGCGCGGCCTACTGCGACTGGACCACTCGGCAGTCGATCCAACTCCACTGGATCCGTCTGGAGGACGTCCCCGAGATATTCGAGCGACTGGAGGCGAACGGCCTCTCCACCCAGCAGGCGTGCGGCGACTCCTGGCGCAACATCGTCGGCTGTCCCGTCGCCGGCAAAGACTCCGCGGAGTTCGTCGACGCCCTCCCCGTGGCCTTGGACCTCCACGACACGTTCAAAGGTGATGAGGAGTACGCGAACCTCCCGCGCAAGTGGAAGGTGAGCGTCACCGGGTGTACGGAGGGCTGCGGGCAGGGCGATATCAACGACCTCGCGTTCGAACCGGCGGAGAAAGACGGCGTCAAGGGGTTCAACGTCCGCGTCGGCGGCGGCCTCTCGCGTAACGAACCGCGCCTCGCCCGCTCCATCGACGTGTTCGTCACGCCCGAGGAGGCCGACGAGGTCGCCGCGGGCCTGTCGGCGTTGTTCCGCGAGTACGGCGACCGCGAGGACCGCTACAACGCCCGGATGAAGTTCCTCACCGACGAGTGGGGAACCGAGAAGATTCGGCGCGTCCTCCAGGAGGAGTTCGTGGACTTCGACCTCTCCACGGCGGGTGAGGACCTGCGCGAGGAGTACACGTACAACTCCGGCCGCAACGACGCGGGCCACCACGACCACGTCGGCGTCCACGAGCAGAACGACGGCGACTACTACGTCGGGCTGAACGTCCTCGTCGGCCGGATGGGCGCGGACGACACGCGCGAACTCGCCCGCATCGCCGACGAGTACGGTTCCGGCGAGGTCCGACTCACTCAGCGGCAGAACGTCATCGTCACTGACGTTGCCGAGGAGAATCTCGACGCGCTGCTCGCGGAGGACCTCCTCGACACGTACGAGCCAGACCCACATCCGTTTATGCGCGGCTCTATCGCCTGTACGGGGACGGAGTTTTGCTCGCTGTCTATCGTCGAGACGAAGAACCGGCAGGTGCGGTACGCCCGCTGGCTCAAGGAGAACGTCCCGGTGCCCGCGGGCGTCGAGGACTTCCACATCCACCTCTCGGGGTGTACGGCCTCCTGTGCGCAGCCACAGATCGCCGACATCAGCCTGCGCGGGATGAAGACCCGGAAAAACGGCGAGGCGGTCGAGGCCCTCGACATCGGCCTCGGCGGCGGTCTCGGTGAGGACCCGCGGTTCGCGGAGTGGGTCGAACAGCGCGTGCCCGCCGACGAGGTGCCCGGCGCCATCGCGAACCTCCTCGCGAACTTCGAACAGCGCCGCGAAGGCGACGAGTCGTTCCGCGACTTCGTCGAGCGAACCGACGAGGAGACCTTAGCGAGCCTCGTCGAACCCGAGGAGACCGACTACGATGATCCGTACATGCACAACACGAAACTGACGTGGTACCCGTACGCCGACGAGGACGAGATGGACGACTCGCCCGCGCCGGCCAGCGCCGACGGGACGCCCATCACCTCCGACGACTGA
- a CDS encoding DUF6360 family protein has translation MPDRLIRVNAYTTFDLVDGFARGHDFEEEAVAVLNVTAPREDPDEVTIELELDNGQLETLPAHAEGVTLSAAEARELAGELEKYAACVDAASDDG, from the coding sequence ATGCCCGACCGACTCATCCGCGTCAACGCCTACACGACGTTCGACTTAGTCGACGGCTTCGCCCGCGGCCACGACTTCGAGGAGGAGGCTGTCGCCGTCCTGAACGTCACCGCGCCACGCGAAGACCCCGACGAGGTGACGATCGAACTCGAACTCGACAACGGCCAACTGGAGACGCTTCCCGCCCACGCCGAGGGTGTCACGCTGTCGGCGGCCGAGGCCCGCGAACTCGCGGGCGAGTTGGAAAAATACGCCGCCTGCGTCGACGCCGCCAGCGACGACGGGTAG
- a CDS encoding HpcH/HpaI aldolase family protein — protein MDESSTSDEVAGFRATLRSNPAGHWLSTPSPQVAEQLASTDADFVVVDTEHAPTEMESVEAAVRAVDAANGRGESGDADGDADTAAVVRVAWNDHVRIKRVLDTGAAGVMAPQVNTVDQAESFVEAARYPPAGRRGVAGTRSSGYGTDLDDYYATANDRVGTIAQVETGEAVANAGDISRVESLDALLVGPADLSADLGVFGAYDDETFVSAVETVVDESAVPVGTLATSLAEVEYWSELGYDYQIVGVDAGYLQSGARAALERYRASKN, from the coding sequence ATGGACGAGTCTTCGACGAGCGACGAGGTCGCCGGCTTCCGAGCGACGCTTCGCTCGAACCCCGCGGGACACTGGCTGTCGACGCCGTCGCCGCAGGTCGCAGAGCAACTGGCATCGACGGACGCCGACTTCGTCGTGGTCGACACCGAACACGCGCCGACCGAGATGGAGTCGGTCGAGGCGGCCGTCCGCGCGGTCGACGCCGCGAACGGGCGCGGTGAGAGCGGCGACGCCGACGGTGACGCCGACACCGCTGCGGTCGTCCGCGTCGCGTGGAACGACCACGTTCGCATCAAGCGCGTTCTCGACACGGGCGCGGCGGGCGTGATGGCCCCGCAGGTGAACACGGTCGACCAAGCCGAGTCGTTCGTCGAGGCGGCCCGCTACCCGCCCGCGGGCCGCCGCGGGGTCGCGGGCACACGCTCGTCGGGATACGGAACGGATCTGGACGACTACTACGCGACCGCAAACGACCGCGTCGGCACCATCGCACAGGTGGAAACCGGCGAGGCCGTCGCGAACGCGGGCGACATTTCGCGGGTCGAGAGCCTCGACGCCCTCCTCGTCGGTCCTGCCGACCTCTCGGCGGATTTGGGCGTGTTCGGCGCGTACGACGACGAGACGTTCGTCTCAGCGGTCGAGACGGTCGTCGACGAGAGCGCGGTGCCGGTGGGCACGCTGGCGACGTCGCTCGCAGAGGTGGAGTACTGGAGTGAACTGGGCTACGACTACCAGATCGTCGGCGTCGACGCGGGCTACCTCCAGTCGGGCGCACGGGCGGCGCTGGAGCGGTATCGAGCGTCGAAGAACTGA